One Paenibacillus sp. FSL W8-0186 genomic window carries:
- a CDS encoding 4Fe-4S single cluster domain-containing protein: MLLRVHQFIPVTRVEGPGIRACIQVQGCPIHCPGCAVPFTWAADGGIAMEVEQLAEQILQGPEVEGVTFLGGEPFAQARALAQLGGILKNEGLSVMTFTGYLIENLRSSGNQDYLDLLAVTDLLIDGPFQKDRLDTSRPWVGSSNQRYHFLTDRYFHLQDQLAEIPNRLEVRLAPDGRVKVNGLAEVKDLEDLFGRLL; this comes from the coding sequence ATGCTGCTGCGCGTACATCAATTTATACCTGTGACTAGAGTGGAAGGGCCCGGCATACGTGCCTGTATTCAGGTACAGGGGTGCCCCATTCATTGCCCTGGCTGTGCGGTTCCGTTTACTTGGGCGGCAGACGGGGGGATTGCAATGGAGGTAGAGCAACTGGCGGAGCAGATTCTTCAGGGGCCTGAAGTTGAAGGGGTGACCTTTCTGGGCGGGGAGCCCTTTGCCCAAGCCCGGGCGTTGGCTCAGTTAGGCGGCATCCTAAAGAATGAGGGGCTGTCAGTAATGACCTTCACGGGTTACCTGATTGAGAACTTGCGGAGCTCGGGAAACCAGGATTACCTCGACTTATTGGCGGTGACCGATTTGCTGATCGACGGGCCTTTTCAGAAAGACAGGCTGGATACAAGCCGGCCCTGGGTAGGTTCCTCCAATCAGCGCTACCATTTCCTGACGGATCGGTACTTTCATCTCCAGGATCAGCTGGCAGAGATTCCGAACAGGCTTGAGGTGCGTCTTGCGCCTGACGGCAGGGTGAAGGTTAACGGGCTAGCCGAAGTTAAGGATTTAGAGGATCTGTTTGGACGGCTGCTATAA
- a CDS encoding TetR/AcrR family transcriptional regulator, giving the protein MVQQKRDKVVDAAYKVMSEKGYEKASIKDIASEAGITPGLIHYYFRNKEEILTDLLIASSRQYTQDMQRLQSSVPAEHLAKAALNEPKDRVERQPDWYKLRYELFALGLRNPQISDSVNALLGNARTGIEAILHKIVGDAGEEAASVAAIMLACFDGLALQKLLNPEFDIDGAYLELEKMLRARYNITD; this is encoded by the coding sequence ATGGTACAACAGAAGCGGGATAAAGTCGTTGATGCGGCATATAAAGTGATGTCAGAAAAGGGATATGAGAAGGCATCCATTAAAGATATAGCCAGCGAGGCGGGGATTACGCCCGGATTGATTCATTATTATTTCCGCAATAAAGAAGAAATTCTGACCGATCTGCTAATTGCTTCCTCCAGGCAGTACACGCAGGATATGCAGAGGCTTCAATCGAGCGTACCTGCGGAGCATCTCGCGAAGGCGGCTCTTAACGAACCTAAGGATCGTGTCGAAAGGCAGCCCGATTGGTATAAACTCCGATACGAATTATTTGCCCTGGGGCTTCGCAATCCGCAAATTTCGGATAGTGTAAATGCCTTGCTGGGAAATGCACGAACCGGGATTGAGGCAATTCTGCACAAGATTGTTGGCGATGCCGGAGAAGAAGCAGCTTCGGTGGCGGCCATTATGCTGGCCTGCTTTGACGGGTTGGCTTTGCAGAAGCTGTTGAATCCGGAGTTTGATATAGACGGCGCCTACTTAGAGTTAGAGAAAATGCTGAGAGCTAGATATAACATTACGGATTAA
- a CDS encoding S-layer homology domain-containing protein, with the protein MKFFNKTRIFMMMLCGILAISIIPMGHTYAAKQRFTDVPSNHWASPAIEYLADAKLMDGYSDGTFKPNAYVTQEEFIVTAVSIVFGRPAGTVSQEDSTSEEWSDWAYDLLDQKGIYSFDDYWVSGDDKRRVHITRADAARIIYLLLNGNVEHPSTKKAVQYLYQKGMTSGTYNNRGDFFTNYGPAELLNRAYAAVLLKGVKDFKEGKIKRSNSSVPLKDTLGSRIKNVAQKANVKVTATSNGERYQTEVKGSGIHFDFQLDDFAYGDLGEHWHMTIISLDKSKINLMASILVDLGLPMSEKDARSLVKDLLAYRYEQTGEMQGKGKTSIHTSYYFGHHIRWGEQRNNSPEAVSNADPYALFVNGVLKRAPGFNTFLDPVFAKNGTVYVPVSDIVKDMGGSYTRGDDWTTYDLDMGENLQWKFEWDGADSKRGSLTYIGTRVGNQPENTKVTAIMKDITLFVPLEFIAEYYPVHKQMENKTQMIFVGTVPKHPTANYFGTKGQYPSTFDFNPLDPNVEYPGGWKAPQLKAKWSSDPKKNFQAFADELGFTNEGRTFGITGATKAINLISGDDKGTEVTLQFPAWGTPPGQPNETLSESFKIPVVSAQLFHFYFEEKWNTVWNYFNRNDIPEQFKLNGRMVKVSYDNLRGILTMKIGKKSS; encoded by the coding sequence ATGAAATTTTTCAACAAAACACGAATTTTTATGATGATGCTTTGCGGTATACTTGCCATTTCTATCATTCCTATGGGCCATACATATGCGGCGAAACAGCGATTCACGGATGTGCCTTCCAATCACTGGGCAAGTCCAGCCATTGAGTATTTGGCTGATGCGAAATTGATGGACGGCTACAGCGATGGTACGTTCAAGCCAAATGCGTATGTCACGCAGGAGGAGTTTATCGTAACAGCCGTGAGCATTGTGTTCGGCAGGCCTGCGGGCACAGTATCCCAAGAGGATTCCACATCAGAGGAGTGGTCTGATTGGGCATATGACTTATTAGATCAGAAGGGAATTTACTCTTTCGATGACTATTGGGTGAGTGGTGATGATAAAAGAAGGGTTCATATCACCCGAGCAGATGCGGCTCGAATTATCTATTTGCTCCTGAATGGGAATGTCGAACATCCGTCTACGAAGAAGGCCGTGCAATATTTATACCAAAAAGGCATGACTTCAGGAACATATAACAACAGGGGAGATTTCTTTACAAATTACGGTCCAGCGGAACTGCTAAACCGTGCGTATGCTGCTGTTTTATTGAAAGGCGTGAAGGATTTTAAGGAAGGGAAGATTAAACGGTCAAACAGCTCTGTACCTTTAAAGGACACTCTCGGCAGCCGAATCAAGAATGTCGCCCAAAAGGCCAATGTCAAAGTAACGGCGACCTCCAATGGGGAAAGGTACCAGACAGAAGTTAAAGGCAGCGGCATTCATTTTGACTTCCAGTTGGATGATTTTGCTTACGGCGATCTCGGCGAGCATTGGCATATGACGATCATTTCACTGGATAAAAGCAAAATCAATCTTATGGCCTCCATTCTCGTTGACCTTGGGCTGCCTATGAGCGAGAAGGATGCGCGTTCATTAGTTAAAGATTTGCTTGCGTATAGATACGAGCAAACTGGAGAGATGCAAGGGAAAGGAAAGACATCAATCCACACCTCGTATTACTTTGGCCACCACATACGATGGGGTGAACAGAGAAATAACAGCCCTGAGGCCGTCTCAAATGCCGATCCCTATGCGCTATTCGTCAATGGAGTATTGAAGAGAGCACCTGGCTTTAATACATTCTTGGATCCGGTGTTCGCGAAGAATGGAACCGTCTATGTTCCGGTTAGCGATATTGTAAAAGACATGGGAGGTTCCTATACACGGGGCGACGACTGGACGACTTATGATCTGGATATGGGAGAGAACCTGCAATGGAAATTCGAATGGGATGGAGCTGATAGTAAGAGAGGATCACTGACATATATCGGCACTCGAGTCGGAAATCAACCGGAGAACACAAAGGTCACGGCTATAATGAAGGATATCACCCTCTTCGTCCCACTAGAGTTCATTGCTGAGTATTATCCCGTCCATAAACAGATGGAAAATAAAACGCAAATGATTTTTGTAGGGACTGTCCCTAAGCATCCTACGGCTAATTATTTTGGAACTAAGGGGCAATATCCGTCAACCTTCGACTTCAATCCCTTGGACCCGAATGTCGAATATCCAGGCGGGTGGAAAGCGCCGCAGCTCAAGGCGAAGTGGTCATCTGATCCGAAAAAGAACTTCCAGGCTTTCGCTGATGAGCTCGGATTTACGAATGAAGGACGTACATTTGGCATCACCGGCGCTACGAAAGCCATTAATTTGATTAGCGGAGATGATAAAGGTACGGAGGTTACGCTTCAGTTTCCAGCATGGGGCACGCCTCCCGGCCAGCCTAATGAGACGTTATCGGAATCGTTTAAGATTCCGGTCGTTTCCGCGCAATTATTCCACTTCTACTTCGAGGAGAAATGGAATACGGTTTGGAATTACTTTAATCGCAACGACATTCCGGAGCAGTTTAAGTTAAACGGGAGAATGGTAAAGGTGTCGTATGACAATCTCAGAGGCATTCTAACGATGAAAATTGGCAAGAAATCTTCTTGA
- a CDS encoding DUF1259 domain-containing protein — MAGQVKVSPQFKRLCDQFGRILGGESEIEEGPVCFVTRMTNLSETILGRRTRSPLVQMQMFSFESLDKSGRALCLGETAVHQNQVNRLLSNLRKRGIKVTALHNHWLKENPRLMYMHWEAIANPIAFARKTKESIAFLG, encoded by the coding sequence ATGGCGGGGCAAGTAAAGGTAAGTCCGCAATTCAAAAGGCTGTGTGATCAATTTGGAAGAATTCTGGGGGGAGAATCTGAAATTGAGGAGGGGCCGGTTTGTTTTGTCACCCGGATGACGAATTTAAGCGAGACAATTCTGGGAAGAAGAACGCGATCCCCGTTGGTTCAGATGCAAATGTTCTCGTTTGAATCGCTGGATAAGTCAGGGCGCGCGCTTTGTCTGGGGGAGACAGCCGTACATCAAAACCAGGTTAACCGTTTGCTCTCGAATCTCCGTAAACGGGGAATAAAAGTGACCGCCCTTCATAATCACTGGCTTAAGGAAAATCCGCGCCTGATGTATATGCACTGGGAAGCCATCGCGAACCCGATTGCATTTGCCAGAAAAACAAAAGAATCCATTGCTTTCTTAGGTTAA
- a CDS encoding DUF1259 domain-containing protein has protein sequence MAEQVKASPRFKRLCNQFSRILGGTEHEITKGPVCFVSRNRKVNASILGRRTTSPLVRYQLFSFESLDSSGRALCLGETALFQNQVNQLISNLRKNGIKVTAVHNHWLFDNPRLMYIHWESIDNPIAFARKVKRSISFLG, from the coding sequence ATGGCGGAGCAGGTAAAGGCAAGTCCTCGCTTTAAAAGGCTATGCAACCAATTTTCACGCATTTTAGGCGGAACGGAGCATGAAATTACTAAAGGGCCGGTTTGTTTTGTAAGTAGAAATAGGAAAGTGAACGCTTCTATTTTGGGCAGGAGGACAACGTCTCCATTGGTGCGTTATCAGCTGTTCTCGTTTGAATCGCTGGACAGTTCAGGCCGCGCGCTTTGTTTAGGGGAAACGGCTCTCTTCCAGAACCAAGTCAACCAATTGATAAGCAATCTTCGCAAGAACGGAATTAAAGTAACGGCAGTCCACAATCACTGGCTGTTTGATAATCCGCGTCTGATGTATATCCACTGGGAATCGATCGATAATCCCATTGCCTTTGCAAGAAAGGTTAAACGTTCTATTTCTTTCTTAGGCTAA
- a CDS encoding TetR/AcrR family transcriptional regulator: MRIVKDAEERRNEILDTADELFALKGFDGTSTNHILEKVGIARGTLYHHFKSKEDIMDALIERYSARLLGAAQSIAADKNIPVVERIIRVVMALNLSGGGSKEIMEHIHKPQNALMHQKIQKVIIHGVPPILTEIIREGIEQGMFSTPYPYECMEMVVIYANTVFDGDMVALTNEERLSRVQAFVCNIERLLGAESGSLKDVLRMFGMNPEAQG; this comes from the coding sequence TTGAGAATTGTAAAAGATGCAGAGGAGCGCAGAAACGAAATACTGGATACGGCGGATGAGCTCTTTGCGCTTAAGGGCTTTGATGGTACAAGCACAAACCATATTCTCGAGAAGGTCGGAATTGCGCGGGGAACTTTGTATCATCACTTCAAGTCCAAGGAAGATATTATGGATGCGCTGATCGAGAGGTATAGCGCCCGTCTTCTAGGCGCAGCTCAGAGTATTGCCGCAGACAAAAACATCCCCGTTGTCGAGCGTATTATCCGTGTTGTCATGGCACTGAACCTAAGCGGCGGAGGCAGCAAGGAGATTATGGAACATATCCACAAGCCGCAGAACGCGCTGATGCATCAGAAAATTCAAAAGGTCATTATCCATGGCGTTCCGCCGATATTAACGGAAATCATCCGCGAGGGGATCGAGCAGGGAATGTTCAGCACACCGTATCCTTATGAATGCATGGAGATGGTTGTGATTTATGCGAATACCGTCTTTGATGGTGACATGGTTGCATTGACGAATGAGGAGCGCCTGTCGCGAGTGCAGGCCTTTGTCTGCAATATAGAGAGGCTGCTTGGGGCAGAAAGCGGAAGCCTGAAGGACGTTTTGCGGATGTTTGGGATGAATCCTGAGGCACAGGGGTGA
- a CDS encoding ABC transporter permease, translated as MYFRLIRNDISNSKLITLTTTIFVAAAAMLVSLAAILVVHLSGAIDTLMTRAKTPHFMQMHAGELDPARLTEFANRHSNVDEFQVLEFLNMDGARIVLGDRSLADRVQDNGFSVQSDKFDYLLDLNGNIIDVSDGELYVPVNYMMDNTAKLGDRAVISGKEFTVAGFLRDSQMNSMLSSSKRFLVSPQDHAELQSLGNTEYLIEFRLKDLSALGAFETDYAAAGLEANGPTITYPLFKMINAISDGMMIGVILLVSVLVVAIALMCIRFTLLAKIEDDYREIGVMKTLGLRISDIKKIYLAKYAAIAVAGSLAGFGLALVFKDLLLANIRLYMGESRHASLAPFFGIIGILLVFLAIMIYVNGVLRRFRQISAAEAIRFGNAQEKATVTKHMRLSTNRLFNTNIFLGVKDVLARKKLYATMLIVLIMSVFIMIVPQNLYNTISSKSFIQYMGVGSYDLRVDLQQTDRISDKAAEILKAMNNDKDISEYAVFATKTFKVKTETGTEKNLKVELGDHSIFPIAYSQGRAPAAADEIALSALNAEELSKKTGDVITLVIGGKERKLTVSGLYSDITNGGKTAKAVFNDHTADVMWYIISAELADPSLIHSKVADYAGRFAYAKVSDMDAYIAQTFGSTISSIGKASYAAVAVALMIMVLVTLLFMKLLVAKDRYSIAVMKAFGFTGSDIQAQYVSRAVFVLMIGIVLGTLLANTLGEMLAGAVISSFGAAAFRFTVEPLAAYLLNPLMMTGTVLIATILGTLGAGRITISEHIKE; from the coding sequence ATGTATTTTAGACTAATCCGCAATGATATATCGAACAGCAAGCTGATCACGCTGACGACCACGATATTTGTAGCAGCGGCAGCTATGCTGGTCTCGCTTGCGGCGATACTCGTTGTCCATCTGTCGGGAGCGATAGATACGCTGATGACGCGGGCGAAGACGCCTCATTTTATGCAGATGCATGCTGGTGAACTTGATCCTGCCCGGCTAACGGAATTTGCGAATCGGCACAGCAATGTGGATGAATTTCAGGTGCTGGAGTTTCTCAATATGGACGGCGCCCGGATTGTACTAGGGGATCGCTCGCTTGCGGATCGTGTCCAGGATAACGGGTTCAGCGTCCAGAGCGATAAGTTTGACTATCTGCTTGATCTGAATGGGAACATCATAGACGTATCCGACGGCGAGCTGTATGTACCCGTCAACTATATGATGGATAACACGGCCAAGCTTGGCGACAGGGCAGTCATCAGCGGCAAGGAATTTACCGTAGCGGGATTTCTGCGCGACTCACAGATGAATTCCATGCTCTCCTCCTCCAAGCGATTTCTGGTTAGTCCCCAGGACCACGCAGAATTACAAAGCCTGGGCAATACGGAATATCTGATCGAATTCAGATTGAAGGATTTATCGGCACTAGGGGCTTTCGAGACGGATTATGCTGCTGCAGGACTGGAAGCGAACGGGCCAACGATTACATATCCGCTATTTAAAATGATCAATGCCATTTCCGATGGAATGATGATTGGGGTCATCCTGCTAGTGAGCGTGCTCGTCGTGGCCATCGCCTTGATGTGCATCCGCTTTACGCTCCTTGCGAAAATCGAAGACGATTACCGAGAAATCGGAGTGATGAAGACATTAGGGCTGCGTATTTCCGACATTAAGAAGATTTATCTTGCCAAATACGCGGCCATTGCAGTGGCGGGGAGCTTGGCGGGTTTTGGACTGGCCTTGGTCTTCAAAGATCTGCTTCTTGCAAATATCCGGCTGTATATGGGGGAGAGCCGCCACGCATCCCTGGCGCCGTTCTTTGGAATCATCGGCATTCTGCTTGTTTTTCTCGCCATTATGATTTATGTAAATGGAGTGCTGAGACGCTTTCGGCAGATTTCTGCGGCGGAAGCCATTCGTTTCGGCAACGCTCAGGAAAAAGCGACAGTTACCAAGCATATGCGCCTAAGCACGAACCGGCTGTTCAACACGAATATTTTTCTAGGGGTCAAGGACGTTCTAGCCCGAAAAAAACTGTACGCCACCATGCTGATCGTGCTGATCATGTCTGTATTTATCATGATTGTGCCGCAGAATCTGTACAACACGATTTCCTCCAAGAGCTTCATTCAATATATGGGAGTCGGGAGCTATGATTTGCGCGTTGATCTCCAGCAGACCGACCGTATATCCGACAAAGCCGCTGAAATTTTAAAGGCAATGAATAACGACAAGGACATTTCTGAGTATGCCGTGTTTGCTACGAAAACGTTCAAAGTAAAAACAGAGACCGGCACGGAAAAAAATCTAAAGGTTGAACTTGGCGACCATTCGATATTCCCCATAGCCTATTCCCAGGGCAGAGCACCTGCCGCAGCAGACGAGATTGCGCTGTCGGCTTTGAATGCGGAGGAGCTGAGCAAGAAGACCGGCGATGTCATCACCCTGGTGATCGGGGGGAAGGAAAGGAAGCTGACGGTCAGCGGCCTCTATTCCGACATCACCAACGGAGGCAAAACGGCAAAGGCTGTTTTCAACGATCATACAGCAGACGTGATGTGGTACATCATTTCTGCAGAGCTTGCAGATCCATCCCTCATCCACAGCAAGGTCGCGGACTATGCGGGCAGGTTTGCTTACGCCAAGGTATCTGACATGGATGCCTATATTGCACAAACGTTTGGTTCCACCATAAGCTCCATCGGAAAGGCCTCTTATGCGGCCGTTGCAGTGGCCCTCATGATTATGGTACTGGTTACACTGCTGTTCATGAAACTGCTTGTCGCCAAAGACAGATACTCTATAGCTGTCATGAAAGCCTTCGGCTTCACAGGCTCCGATATTCAGGCGCAGTATGTATCGCGTGCGGTGTTCGTGTTGATGATCGGCATTGTCCTTGGCACGCTTCTGGCCAACACGCTCGGAGAGATGCTTGCCGGGGCGGTGATCTCCTCCTTTGGAGCGGCAGCGTTTCGTTTTACGGTCGAGCCGCTTGCGGCCTATTTGCTAAATCCGCTGATGATGACTGGCACAGTGCTGATCGCCACTATCCTCGGCACCTTGGGCGCGGGTCGAATCACCATTTCCGAACATATAAAGGAGTAG
- a CDS encoding ABC transporter ATP-binding protein has product MKKIIIGDHLIKSFGEGDERRNVLGGVTVEIEKGEFVAVMGPSGSGKSTLMFALSGTDHVNDGKVLFDGKDLSKLGENELADMRRTQMGFVFQQPTMLKHLNILDNIILPSMRGSRRNAAEITAKARALMQRVGIAELEKRDMTQVSGGQLQRAGICRALMNSPKIIFGDEPTGALNSKSAQEIMDLFSEINAEGTAILLVTHDATVAARTERIMFMRDGTIVSELKLPKYNGTDTDGRVRKVTAKMREIGI; this is encoded by the coding sequence ATGAAGAAAATCATTATTGGAGATCACCTCATAAAATCCTTCGGCGAGGGCGATGAAAGGCGCAACGTATTGGGCGGCGTGACCGTGGAGATAGAGAAAGGCGAGTTCGTGGCCGTTATGGGGCCTTCGGGCTCGGGGAAATCAACGCTGATGTTTGCACTGAGCGGTACGGACCACGTAAATGACGGGAAGGTCTTGTTTGACGGCAAGGATCTATCCAAGCTTGGGGAGAATGAGCTTGCGGATATGCGCAGAACCCAGATGGGCTTTGTATTTCAACAGCCGACGATGCTGAAGCACCTGAACATCCTTGACAACATCATTCTTCCGTCCATGCGGGGGAGCAGAAGGAACGCCGCAGAAATTACGGCAAAGGCAAGAGCGCTTATGCAAAGAGTAGGCATTGCCGAGCTTGAGAAGCGCGACATGACCCAGGTGTCCGGAGGCCAACTGCAGCGGGCGGGAATATGCCGTGCGCTGATGAACAGTCCGAAAATTATATTCGGTGACGAGCCTACGGGCGCGCTCAATTCCAAATCGGCACAGGAGATTATGGACCTGTTTTCCGAAATCAATGCAGAGGGGACCGCGATTCTGCTTGTCACTCACGACGCCACGGTTGCGGCACGGACAGAACGTATTATGTTCATGCGCGATGGAACGATCGTCAGCGAATTGAAGCTTCCGAAGTATAACGGAACGGACACCGATGGAAGGGTCAGGAAGGTAACAGCAAAGATGAGAGAAATAGGAATATAG
- a CDS encoding alpha/beta hydrolase — protein sequence MADQHHLELPDARLFYRTNGSGQPLIFIHGNFNDHHIWEEQADFFGRYAQDVQVIRYDLRGYGRSSTPASSFSHVHDLKCLIEHLHLNAAVLIGSSMGGGIALDFALAYPEYVRALVLVAPSVTNQRYPWKMLWKGISNFYQLRFRGSQSAIEAFIQDDYWSYFFPSPHLRAAREKVLRNVRNPDNFCRFPPRLALPPRISSMQRLNEIQVPTLIVAADGDHPFNLKTAGDLSKLIPQASGAMFHDCGHLPFIEQPDKFNQTLLAFIQPMLSGKRQKSLQSR from the coding sequence ATGGCGGATCAGCATCATTTGGAATTGCCCGATGCACGCCTATTTTACAGGACAAATGGGTCCGGGCAGCCCTTGATCTTCATTCACGGCAATTTCAACGACCATCATATTTGGGAGGAGCAGGCTGACTTCTTCGGCAGATACGCTCAAGATGTTCAAGTTATCCGCTATGACTTAAGAGGCTACGGCAGATCAAGCACCCCTGCCTCCTCCTTCTCTCACGTTCATGACCTGAAGTGCTTAATCGAGCATTTGCACCTGAATGCAGCCGTGCTCATCGGCTCCTCGATGGGCGGAGGCATTGCCCTCGATTTTGCCCTAGCCTATCCTGAGTACGTGCGGGCACTGGTGCTCGTGGCTCCCTCTGTGACGAATCAGCGTTATCCCTGGAAAATGCTCTGGAAGGGGATCAGCAACTTCTATCAACTGCGGTTCCGCGGCAGCCAGTCTGCCATAGAAGCCTTTATTCAAGACGATTACTGGAGCTATTTCTTCCCCTCTCCTCATCTAAGGGCAGCCCGGGAGAAAGTGCTGCGGAATGTCCGGAATCCCGATAATTTCTGCCGGTTCCCCCCTCGCCTTGCCCTTCCGCCGCGCATCAGCAGTATGCAGCGGCTGAATGAAATCCAGGTCCCTACCCTGATTGTGGCTGCGGACGGGGATCATCCGTTCAATCTGAAGACTGCCGGCGACCTTAGCAAGCTTATTCCGCAAGCATCGGGAGCGATGTTCCACGACTGCGGCCATCTTCCTTTTATCGAGCAGCCCGATAAGTTCAATCAGACATTACTCGCCTTTATTCAACCTATGTTATCCGGTAAGCGACAGAAGAGCCTGCAATCTCGTTAA